Genomic window (Asticcacaulis excentricus CB 48):
AGCTCGATCTGCAGCGCTTCCACCCCCTTATGCGGCTGGGCGTAGCGTTCCAGCGTATAGCCGCCGGCAAAGGGATGGTTATGCGACACACGGAAGCCGTGGGCTTCGAACACCTGCCGCACAAAGGCCGTCAGGCCAGGCGCACACGCCTCACCATGCAGATCCCCCAGCACAATATCCGCCAGTTTCGCCGACGGCTGGGTCTCAGCACTCGACTTTAGCGTTGTCGAGGGCATTGAGTGCCAGTCGATTAGCGTCACCCGACCGTGCGCCGATTTCGCTTCAGCCAGCGCCTCGGTCAGGGCACGGTGATAGGGTAGGTGGATCTGCGTCAGACGGCGCGCCGCCTCGTCATAGGAAATAGGCTGCGCGTGAATCTCCCGCCCCCCCGACAGGCAGCGGGGAATGACGCCGTAACCGGACCGCACACGTAGCGACTGGCTGAGTGCGCCTTTCGGCAGCGCGCCGCGTATCAGGCGAGGGTCCAGCTCCAGCGGGTGGCGGTTCACATCAACATAGGCGCGGCTGAAATTGGCGCGCACCGCCCACACCCCTTCTAGCGTCTCAAAACCGACCAGTAGGTCAACAAACGCGTCTTCGGTCATGCGCAGATGTTTCGCG
Coding sequences:
- a CDS encoding N-formylglutamate amidohydrolase gives rise to the protein MAELSSPVETVPAVDVRRPAEKDCGLVFSLPHSGSYLPTDFVAAARYDAKHLRMTEDAFVDLLVGFETLEGVWAVRANFSRAYVDVNRHPLELDPRLIRGALPKGALSQSLRVRSGYGVIPRCLSGGREIHAQPISYDEAARRLTQIHLPYHRALTEALAEAKSAHGRVTLIDWHSMPSTTLKSSAETQPSAKLADIVLGDLHGEACAPGLTAFVRQVFEAHGFRVSHNHPFAGGYTLERYAQPHKGVEALQIELNRGLYMDEATLTLSPKAERMRAAVAAVIDGLKLR